The DNA region AACAAACAGAacaaatgatttattttctgCTTAGAGTATGTATACTGAGTCAAGCCAATCTGTTATGTATTAGCATAGGTTTAAACAGTGCAGAGtcaaaaaatacattaaatcaaTGGTTGAACTTTATTAGTTTAATTTGTGAATAAGGAATAATTCTTGAAAGCCAAAGGGCATTATTGCTAACAAAATATTATATGTAATCAGAGGTGAAACCCTAAGCAAAACCCTAAGCAGAGAATGTaagtaaaatgtaaatttataaaatgtaatggggaataaaataatgaatatgctGAATTTCAGAACAGaataatctaaaaaataaatctttccaaATATCAGCTGCAGATCAGACAGAAGTCAGCAGTCAGTGATGAGAAATGGTACAATAACCACATTCATTCTGCTGGGACTCACTGATGACCCTCAGCTGCAGgttctgatttttatatttctatttatcacCTACATTTTGAGTGTAGCTGGAAACCTGACCATCATCACACTCACCTATGTGGATGCCCATCTTAAaacacccatgtactttttcttaCAAAATTTCTCCTTCATAGAAACCTCCTTCACATCTGCGTGTATTCCTAAATACCTGTACAACATAGCAACAGGTGACAAGGTCATTACCTATAATGCTTGTGTCATCCAAGTGTTTTTTACTGACCTCTTTGCAGTAACAGAATTTTTTCTCCTTGCTGCCatgtcctatgaccgctatgtggccatctgcaaacCCCTGCATTATGTGACCATCATGAGCAAAAGAGTCTGCAGGAGTCTCATCATCTGTTGTTGGGCATCTGGTTTGTGTATAATAATCCCACCACTTAATCTGTTTTTGAAACTGGAATTTTGTGACTCTAACATCATTGACCATTTTGCCTGTGATGCCTTTCCTCTAGTGAAAATTGCATGCTCAGACACATGGTTCCTGGAACAGACAGTTACAATCTGTGCTGTACTGACCCTGATTCTGACTCTCACTTGTGTAGTTCTGTCCTATGCTTACATCATCAGGACAATTTTTAGGTTCCCCTCTGTCCAGCAAAGGAAGAAAGCCTTTTCGACCTGTTCTTCCCACATGATTGTGGTTTCCATCACGTATGGCACATGCATTTTCATCTATATGAATCCTACAGCAAAGGAAGAAGTGACCATTAATAAAGCGGTTTCAGTGCTCATTTCTTCTATTTCACCTGCACTGAACCCCTTTATTTATACCCTGAGGAACACACAAGTTAAGAAAGCCTTCAAGGAtttaatcaaaagaataaaattgttttcagcTAAGTAAAGGAAATGGTATGTAAAGAAACACTTCAaacaaaagatttattttctcatttatgatctggacattttcacttgtttataaatttgtttgtgttttaatgATCAATAATAGAGTATGAGTGAGATTAATTTTGAGATATTAATTTTCTCAACACTTATTTAAACAAGCTTCCTTTGAACAGTTTCAAGCCAATTctttatgcttatttttcataaaaatagctGATAATGTTTTTTATCTCActgagaaaacatttaaatataattcttaaaaaaacTTTTGGAATGAAATTAACTacataatattatatttttagaataatgaaaGTCATTACTATGATCAAGAAATTATAGGGTATAAACCCTTGTAGGACTATTCATATGTTGATGCAAAAACATCCAAGTGCATGCAATAAGAGTAATTTTATGTAAAAACTCTATAAAGAATGAGTTATGGCTAatgtaaaaacacaaacaacattttagaaagagaaaatagcaCTTACAATATTGATAAAATGTAGGATAAATGTAACCTCAAAAGACTACTACAAACACATTGAAATGTTggataaattttaataaagattCTTTTGAACCTGGAAGCACTGCTAGGTTGTAAATAAATAGTAGAAGTAAAGATGCAGCCTAAAGCACAGCAATGAGCTATAAAATGACCTGTGGATGCTCAGGAGAGCGTACCCTGGAGGATGGGAGCAGGGGTTGAATTATGGATCCCAGGGACTTGTGTGCAGAGTCCAGCCTCAATGTGGTAGACGCCCTTGGAATGACACAGTAGAATAAACTCAAGAACTGTCCAATCATTGCACACTCAAAGTCTGAATTAGAAAATCATGCACATTTCCAGAGATACATTTTTTCTGGATAATACTGACTGCCTTTTATTAGGTGTCCTTGATATCCTGTGCCTGCATTTAACACAAATTAAGCCTTTTCAGTCCCAGTTCTCCCATGATAAATCTAATTATACACAAAGAATTTGGAAACCAACACCAATATAATTCcttaaaaaattgttatttacATCTAATTAAATAACTATTGGCCTGGAAGTAAGGAAATAAAGTCACTTCATTGTAAATTATTTGGAGCATTGAAAAAACCGTACTCAAAAGGAATTCTATTATCTTAAATGT from Tamandua tetradactyla isolate mTamTet1 chromosome 7, mTamTet1.pri, whole genome shotgun sequence includes:
- the LOC143690101 gene encoding olfactory receptor 6C2-like, which gives rise to MSCRSDRSQQSVMRNGTITTFILLGLTDDPQLQVLIFIFLFITYILSVAGNLTIITLTYVDAHLKTPMYFFLQNFSFIETSFTSACIPKYLYNIATGDKVITYNACVIQVFFTDLFAVTEFFLLAAMSYDRYVAICKPLHYVTIMSKRVCRSLIICCWASGLCIIIPPLNLFLKLEFCDSNIIDHFACDAFPLVKIACSDTWFLEQTVTICAVLTLILTLTCVVLSYAYIIRTIFRFPSVQQRKKAFSTCSSHMIVVSITYGTCIFIYMNPTAKEEVTINKAVSVLISSISPALNPFIYTLRNTQVKKAFKDLIKRIKLFSAK